Within the Corynebacterium sp. sy039 genome, the region TGCCAGAATACACCCGTAAACAAAATAGTTAGAGGGAAGAACCAGAGCATCATTTTGTTCATGATATCTGCCTGCATTTGAGCTTGAGAAGAAGTAGCAGCTTTTTGTTTACCGGAGGCAATGCGCTCTTTTTGACGAGCCACACTCAACCGAGCGTTCATGTGAGTAGCAGCAACGATAAGCACAATCAGTGGTACTGCAACCAACATGATACTGACACGGGTGAAATCAACCGGTTGGAAAGCTGCATACATATTTTCCGGCATAGAGATGTAGGCAGATAGTGGAACACCAAAAAGACGCGCATCCAGGAAGGATTGCACATCTTGTGGGGAGAAGATGTAGTTAGCCATTTGGCGATTTTCTTCAATGCTCAAGCCCATCTGACCTATACCGGTACCAGTGCGGTTAAAGGAACGCAGCACATGGAACAAACCGATAAATACAGGGATCTGGATAAGCATAGGTAAACAACCAGCTAATGGATTGATGCCCATTTCTTTTTGGAGTTTACGAGTTTCCTCCATCATTTTTTGCTGGTCTTTTGCGTATTTTTTGCGTATTTCCTGCATTCTAGGCTGGAATTCTTGCATACGACGCATAGAACGCATTTGATTGATGGTTGGTTTTAAGAGCAAAAGACGAACTGTGAATGTAAGCAACACAATTGCTAGTAACCAGGAAATACCGGATCCAGGATCAAGTACAAAACTGACGACTTTATGCCAGAACCATAAAATGGCAGAAATCGGCCAATAGATTAAATTCATAGGCCATGTGATGATACTCACCTTAGCTTTAACTCCTCCACTACACGCAAGATCTTGGACGTTTTAGACACACTCACCGCGACTTTACCGGAACTGGATCGAATCCGCCTGGATGCCACGGTCCACACTTTGCCAATCGAACACAAATGAGAATGCAACCTTTGACTGCACCATGATTAGTCAGTGCGTCGAAAGCATAGGCACTACATACTGGCTCAAAACGACACGTAGAACCCATTTTAAGTGCAGAGAGATACTTTTGGTAAAACTCAACTGCTTTTAATAGTCCACGAGTAAGAAAACTTTGTTGTTTTTGTGCCATGATTATGTGTTTACCAGGGGTGTTAACCGAGAATATGCTTTTTCCAACGCCATACTCACATCCTGTTGCATTTGGCTAAAACTAGCAGTGCTAGCCGGTGCCAATAACCGTACAACGATCAACAACTCCCTATCTGCGCGCAGTGTGGAATTGTGTTTTATCTGATCCATTATTATCACACGCAACCAACGCGAAAGATGGTGACGCTTAACCGCATTTCCTACTGCTTTAGAAACAATCAAACCACATCGAGGTCCACCTGTTGTGATGTGGGGATATGCAGTGGCGTCTTTGGAAGACGTGGTGGAATGGGCATAGTTTTCTCGGTATAAATGAACAACAACGGTGCTCCTACCAGCACGTTTACCATTCCGAATTACTTTTCTGAAAGTAGCAGAATCAGTTATTTTATGCTGTGAAGGAAACACCGTTATCGAAACACTTAGGCAGCACTACTGCATTAGGCAGTAACGCGTGCGCGTCCCTTACGACGACGAGCCGCTACAATTGCACGACCAGCACGAGTAGCCATGCGGGTACGGAAACCATGCTTACGTGCACGACGGCGGTTATTCGGCTGGAATGTCCGCTTTCCTTTAGTCACGATTAAACTCCTCAATAACAAAGAAAAATAATCAGCGCATATCGAACGCGCATGACACGGTAGGTCATGCGTGCGCATTAAGCGCTGGATCATTTTTCACAAACAAAAAATGATATC harbors:
- the yidC gene encoding membrane protein insertase YidC, whose translation is MNLIYWPISAILWFWHKVVSFVLDPGSGISWLLAIVLLTFTVRLLLLKPTINQMRSMRRMQEFQPRMQEIRKKYAKDQQKMMEETRKLQKEMGINPLAGCLPMLIQIPVFIGLFHVLRSFNRTGTGIGQMGLSIEENRQMANYIFSPQDVQSFLDARLFGVPLSAYISMPENMYAAFQPVDFTRVSIMLVAVPLIVLIVAATHMNARLSVARQKERIASGKQKAATSSQAQMQADIMNKMMLWFFPLTILFTGVFWHIGLLMYMASNNIWTFFQQRMVFAKMDAEEEAEIQAKKEAKRASAPKPGQRPNNPKRKKK
- the yidD gene encoding membrane protein insertion efficiency factor YidD; the encoded protein is MAQKQQSFLTRGLLKAVEFYQKYLSALKMGSTCRFEPVCSAYAFDALTNHGAVKGCILICVRLAKCGPWHPGGFDPVPVKSR
- the rnpA gene encoding ribonuclease P protein component, producing MFPSQHKITDSATFRKVIRNGKRAGRSTVVVHLYRENYAHSTTSSKDATAYPHITTGGPRCGLIVSKAVGNAVKRHHLSRWLRVIIMDQIKHNSTLRADRELLIVVRLLAPASTASFSQMQQDVSMALEKAYSRLTPLVNT
- the rpmH gene encoding 50S ribosomal protein L34, coding for MTKGKRTFQPNNRRRARKHGFRTRMATRAGRAIVAARRRKGRARVTA